aactttttgaaaatttaggtacGAAGAACTGGTCTTTTTGGAAAGCAGTTGGTTCTGATTCTGGAGTCATAAGATCATGGAAACGAGAATCAGTatcttcaaaaatcattcaatgcAACGTCcacattgtattttttgaaatttcgagctCCACGAGTCTCTTTGGTACTTTGaaggattcaattttttgacaacctCGGTGGTATAATTTTTGTCCTAAACGTACTCGAGTTCGCGTGTACGGTGGTAATATGGTAGCCAATAAGTGCCTACTACTCGAAGCATACCACCGGAGCAGAATTTAGCTTCTACTCGAGAGGAGCGAGCAAGATCACATTGTGCTATGCACTCgtagtatgtaatgtaccttcTTAAATATCTGCAGATGGATCAAGACTctggtacctagacctataccGAACACAATGAGAGCACCCTTATGTAGCTTGTTAGAacaaaacagaataaaaaaaacaccacacacGTACagtgtatgtatgtacttattacaACGAGTATTTATTATTAATACAAACACGCGACAGCGTTTAATAACATCCGTTATTATAAAGCGATCCGCGAACCACGCCCGACAAAAGAGATGGTATTTCACAGGGCAAGCTTTCGATACCATCATCGTAGCAGCctaatttctttttcttcaaagGGAACGGTTTTATCAGCGGTACGATTTTCAAACCTACTCCGCAGTCTTCCTTTTCCTCGAAACAGGATTTCTTCAGAGCGCACTCTTCCAAAAGGCATTTTTTCTTCAGTCCGCATTCTGACAGTCCGCATCCACACAATTTGGGTTTCGCACACAGTGGCTTGGCAAAGCAGCCGCAACCCTTTTTCTTTAGGTATGGAAAAGGCTCACCGTAGAACGGGTAGTCGAAACAGTCTCCTCCGAAGCGGGACAGT
This region of Planococcus citri chromosome 5, ihPlaCitr1.1, whole genome shotgun sequence genomic DNA includes:
- the LOC135847004 gene encoding uncharacterized protein LOC135847004, with the translated sequence MTTRNLLIIVATMWQICTAQENCPGVKLATGIGSLLGDIPISSCAPELPLLPELGCGRGEFLEGLPRLPPLLPELGCGRGEFLEGLPELPGLPCGPSLPHLPYSDFGCSSSLPCLPELPCLPELSRFGGDCFDYPFYGEPFPYLKKKGCGCFAKPLCAKPKLCGCGLSECGLKKKCLLEECALKKSCFEEKEDCGVGLKIVPLIKPFPLKKKKLGCYDDGIESLPCEIPSLLSGVVRGSLYNNGCY